In the Streptomyces sp. NBC_00525 genome, one interval contains:
- a CDS encoding adenylate kinase — MRIVLVGPPGAGKGTQAAYLAKNLSIPHISTGDLFRANISQGTDLGKQARAYMDAGQLVPDEVTIGMAKDRMSQPDAVNGFLLDGFPRNVGQAEALDVMLKDEGVKLDAVLDLEVPEDEVVKRIAGRRICRNDSAHVFHATYNPPKAEGVCDTCGGELYQREDDSEDTVRTRLEVYHTQTEPIIDYYRSQDLVVTISALGKVTDVTDRAMEALKKSAED; from the coding sequence ATGCGAATCGTCCTCGTCGGCCCGCCGGGTGCCGGCAAGGGAACGCAGGCCGCGTACCTTGCCAAGAACCTGTCGATTCCGCACATCTCCACGGGCGACCTCTTCCGCGCCAACATCAGCCAGGGCACTGACCTTGGCAAGCAGGCCCGCGCCTACATGGACGCGGGGCAGCTGGTGCCGGACGAGGTGACGATCGGGATGGCCAAGGACCGCATGTCCCAGCCGGACGCGGTCAACGGCTTCCTGCTCGACGGCTTCCCGCGCAACGTGGGTCAGGCCGAAGCCCTGGACGTGATGCTCAAGGACGAGGGCGTGAAGCTGGACGCCGTGCTCGACCTGGAGGTCCCCGAGGACGAGGTCGTCAAGCGGATCGCGGGCCGCCGCATCTGCCGCAACGACAGCGCGCACGTCTTCCACGCCACGTACAACCCGCCGAAAGCCGAGGGTGTCTGCGACACCTGCGGCGGCGAGCTGTACCAGCGCGAGGACGACAGCGAGGACACGGTTCGCACCCGGCTGGAGGTCTACCACACGCAGACCGAGCCGATCATCGACTACTACCGGTCCCAGGACCTGGTGGTCACCATCTCCGCGCTCGGCAAGGTCACCGATGTGACCGACCGGGCCATGGAGGCGCTGAAGAAGTCCGCAGAGGACTGA
- the rpmJ gene encoding 50S ribosomal protein L36 — MKVKPSVKKICDKCKVIRRHGRVMVICDNLRHKQRQG, encoded by the coding sequence ATGAAGGTCAAGCCGAGCGTCAAGAAGATCTGCGACAAGTGCAAGGTGATCCGCCGTCACGGCCGGGTCATGGTCATCTGCGACAACCTGCGCCACAAGCAGCGCCAGGGCTGA
- a CDS encoding DNA-directed RNA polymerase subunit alpha: protein MLIAQRPSLTEEVVDEFRSRFVIEPLEPGFGYTLGNSLRRTLLSSIPGAAVTSIRIDGVLHEFTTVPGVKEDVTDLILNIKQLVVSSEHDEPVVMYLRKQGPGLVTAADIAPPAGVEVHNPDLVLATLNGKGKLEMELTVERGRGYVSAVQNKQVGQEIGRIPVDSIYSPVLKVTYKVEATRVEQRTDFDKLIVDVETKQAMRPRDAMASAGKTLVELFGLARELNIDAEGIDMGPSPTDAALAADLALPIEELELTVRSYNCLKREGIHSVGELVARSEADLLDIRNFGAKSIDEVKAKLAGMGLALKDSPPGFDPTAAADAFGADDDADAGFAETEQY from the coding sequence ATGCTGATCGCTCAGCGCCCGTCGCTGACCGAAGAGGTCGTCGACGAGTTCCGCTCGCGGTTCGTCATCGAGCCGCTGGAGCCCGGCTTCGGCTACACGCTCGGCAACTCTCTGCGCCGCACGCTCCTCTCCTCGATCCCGGGTGCCGCCGTCACGAGCATCCGCATCGACGGTGTCCTGCACGAGTTCACCACCGTGCCGGGCGTCAAGGAGGACGTCACCGACCTCATCCTCAACATCAAGCAGCTGGTCGTCTCCTCGGAGCACGACGAGCCGGTCGTGATGTACCTGCGCAAGCAGGGCCCCGGCCTGGTCACCGCCGCGGACATCGCCCCGCCGGCCGGTGTCGAGGTGCACAACCCGGACCTGGTCCTGGCCACGCTGAACGGCAAGGGCAAGCTGGAGATGGAGCTGACCGTCGAGCGCGGTCGCGGCTACGTCTCCGCCGTCCAGAACAAGCAGGTGGGCCAGGAGATCGGCCGTATCCCGGTCGACTCCATCTACTCGCCGGTGCTCAAGGTCACGTACAAGGTCGAGGCGACCCGTGTCGAGCAGCGCACCGACTTCGACAAGCTGATCGTCGACGTCGAGACCAAGCAGGCCATGCGCCCGCGCGACGCCATGGCGTCGGCCGGTAAGACCCTGGTCGAGCTGTTCGGTCTGGCCCGCGAGCTCAACATCGACGCCGAGGGCATCGACATGGGCCCGTCGCCGACGGACGCCGCGCTCGCGGCGGACCTGGCGCTGCCGATCGAGGAGCTGGAGCTCACGGTCCGCTCGTACAACTGCCTCAAGCGCGAGGGCATCCACTCGGTGGGCGAGCTGGTGGCCCGCTCCGAGGCGGACCTGCTCGACATCCGCAACTTCGGTGCGAAGTCGATCGACGAGGTCAAGGCGAAGCTGGCCGGTATGGGCCTCGCGCTCAAGGACTCGCCTCCCGGCTTCGACCCGACCGCCGCCGCCGACGCCTTCGGCGCCGACGACGACGCGGACGCCGGTTTCGCGGAGACCGAGCAGTACTGA
- a CDS encoding ABC-F family ATP-binding cassette domain-containing protein yields MLCMGHLEAGHLEYYLPDGRVLLGDASFRVADGAVVALVGANGAGKTTLLRLLAGELQPHGGTVSVSGGLGVMRQFVGSVRDERTVRDLLVSVAQPRIREAALAVDRAEERILTVDDEAAQMAYAQALSDWAEARGYEAETLWDMCTTAALGVPYEKAQWREVRTLSGGEQKRLVLEALLRGPDEVLLLDEPDNYLDVPGKRWLEERLKETRKTVLFVSHDRELLSRAAQKIVSVEPGPAGSDVWVHGGGFDTYHQARKERFARFEELLRRWEEEHKRLKALVHRLRQQAAISPDMASRYHAMQTRFRKFEEAGPPPEPPREQDIRMRLRGGRTGVRAVTCAGLELTGLMKPFDLEVFYGERVAVLGSNGSGKSHFLRLLAGEPVAHTGEWKLGARVVPGHFAQTHAHPELLGRTLVDILWTEHAKDRGGAMSVLRRYELERQGDQAFEKLSGGQQARFQILLLELSGTTALLLDEPTDNLDLESAEALQDGLEAYEGTVLAVTHDRWFAKSFDRYLVFGSDGVVRETSEPVWDERRVERAR; encoded by the coding sequence ATGCTGTGCATGGGACATCTCGAAGCGGGCCATCTTGAGTACTACCTTCCGGACGGGCGGGTGCTGCTCGGCGATGCCTCGTTCCGGGTGGCCGACGGGGCCGTCGTCGCGCTCGTGGGCGCGAACGGCGCCGGCAAGACCACGCTGCTGCGGCTGCTGGCCGGGGAGCTCCAGCCGCACGGCGGCACCGTCTCGGTGAGCGGCGGGCTCGGCGTGATGCGGCAGTTCGTGGGCTCAGTGCGCGACGAGCGCACGGTCCGCGACCTGCTGGTCTCCGTCGCGCAGCCCCGCATCCGGGAGGCCGCGCTCGCCGTGGACCGCGCCGAGGAGCGCATCCTCACCGTGGACGACGAGGCCGCGCAGATGGCGTACGCGCAGGCGCTGAGCGACTGGGCGGAGGCGCGCGGCTACGAGGCCGAGACCCTCTGGGACATGTGCACGACGGCAGCCCTCGGCGTCCCGTACGAGAAGGCGCAGTGGCGCGAGGTGCGCACGCTCTCCGGCGGCGAGCAGAAACGGCTCGTCCTGGAGGCGCTGCTGCGCGGCCCCGACGAGGTGCTGCTGCTCGACGAGCCGGACAACTATCTCGACGTCCCCGGCAAGCGGTGGCTGGAGGAGCGGCTCAAGGAGACCCGTAAGACGGTCCTGTTCGTCTCCCACGACCGGGAGCTGCTGTCCCGCGCAGCGCAGAAGATCGTCAGCGTGGAGCCGGGACCGGCCGGCAGCGACGTCTGGGTGCACGGCGGCGGCTTCGACACGTACCACCAGGCCCGCAAGGAGCGGTTCGCCCGCTTCGAGGAGCTGCTGCGCCGCTGGGAGGAGGAGCACAAGCGGCTCAAGGCCCTCGTGCACCGGCTGCGCCAGCAGGCCGCGATCAGCCCCGACATGGCCAGCCGCTACCACGCGATGCAGACCAGGTTCCGCAAGTTCGAGGAGGCGGGCCCGCCGCCGGAGCCGCCGCGCGAGCAGGACATCCGGATGCGGCTGCGCGGCGGCCGGACCGGGGTGCGCGCGGTGACCTGCGCCGGGCTGGAGCTGACCGGCCTGATGAAGCCGTTCGACCTGGAGGTCTTCTACGGGGAACGGGTCGCCGTCCTCGGCTCCAACGGGTCCGGCAAGTCGCACTTCCTGCGGCTGCTCGCGGGCGAGCCCGTCGCGCACACGGGGGAGTGGAAGCTCGGCGCGCGGGTGGTCCCCGGCCACTTCGCGCAGACCCACGCGCACCCGGAGCTGCTGGGCCGCACGCTGGTGGACATCCTGTGGACCGAGCACGCCAAGGACCGGGGCGGGGCGATGTCCGTGCTGCGCCGCTACGAGCTGGAGCGGCAGGGGGACCAGGCGTTCGAGAAGCTGTCGGGCGGCCAGCAGGCCCGGTTCCAGATCCTGCTCCTGGAGCTGTCCGGCACGACCGCGCTGCTCCTCGACGAGCCCACGGACAACCTGGACCTGGAGTCGGCGGAGGCGTTGCAGGACGGTCTGGAGGCGTACGAGGGCACGGTGCTCGCGGTGACGCACGACCGCTGGTTCGCGAAGAGCTTCGACCGCTATCTGGTCTTCGGCTCGGACGGGGTCGTCCGGGAGACCTCGGAGCCGGTGTGGGACGAGCGGCGGGTCGAGCGGGCCCGGTGA
- the rpsK gene encoding 30S ribosomal protein S11 — protein sequence MPPKGRQGAAKKVRRKEKKNVAHGHAHIKSTFNNTIVSITDPTGNVISWASAGHVGFKGSRKSTPFAAQMAAESAARRAQEHGMRKVDVFVKGPGSGRETAIRSLQATGLEVGSIQDVTPTPHNGCRPPKRRRV from the coding sequence ATGCCCCCCAAGGGTCGTCAGGGCGCAGCCAAGAAGGTGCGTCGCAAGGAAAAGAAGAACGTCGCTCACGGCCACGCGCACATCAAGAGCACGTTCAACAACACGATCGTCTCGATCACGGACCCCACGGGCAACGTGATCTCCTGGGCCTCCGCCGGCCACGTCGGCTTCAAGGGCTCGCGCAAGTCCACCCCCTTCGCCGCGCAGATGGCCGCCGAGTCGGCCGCCCGCCGCGCGCAGGAGCACGGCATGCGCAAGGTCGACGTCTTCGTCAAGGGTCCCGGCTCCGGCCGTGAGACCGCGATCCGCTCCCTCCAGGCCACCGGCCTCGAGGTCGGCTCGATCCAGGACGTCACCCCGACGCCGCACAACGGCTGCCGTCCGCCGAAGCGTCGCCGCGTCTGA
- the rplM gene encoding 50S ribosomal protein L13, whose product MRTYSPKPGDVTRQWHIIDAQDVVLGRLATTAANLLRGKHKAIYAPHMDMGDFVIIINADKVHLSGNKRTQKMAYRHSGFPGGLRSVRYDDLLANNPEKAVEKAIKGMIPKNSLGRQMISKLKVYAGDQHPHAAQQPVPYEITQVAQ is encoded by the coding sequence GTGCGTACGTACAGCCCCAAGCCCGGCGATGTGACCCGCCAGTGGCACATCATTGACGCGCAGGACGTCGTCCTGGGCCGTCTCGCCACCACGGCTGCGAACCTCCTCCGAGGCAAGCACAAGGCGATCTACGCCCCCCACATGGACATGGGCGACTTCGTCATCATCATCAACGCCGACAAGGTTCACCTGTCCGGCAACAAGCGCACCCAGAAGATGGCCTACCGCCACTCCGGTTTCCCGGGCGGTCTGCGTTCGGTGCGTTACGACGACCTCCTGGCGAACAACCCGGAGAAGGCCGTCGAGAAGGCCATCAAGGGCATGATCCCCAAGAACTCCCTGGGCCGTCAGATGATCTCGAAGCTGAAGGTCTACGCGGGCGACCAGCACCCGCACGCTGCGCAGCAGCCGGTCCCGTACGAGATCACCCAGGTCGCGCAGTAG
- the truA gene encoding tRNA pseudouridine(38-40) synthase TruA: MSDEVEPGFVRVRLDLAYDGKDFSGWAKQTARRTVQGEIEDALRTVTRSPRTYDLTVAGRTDAGVHARGQVAHVDLPAEVWAEHEEKLLRRLAGRMAPDVRIWRIAAAPAGFNARFSALWRRYAYRVSDRPGGVDPLLRGHVLWHDRPLDVAAMNAAAARMTGEHDFAAYCKKREGATTIRTLQRLHWVRDGASGIITGTVQADAFCHNMVRALVGAMLFVGDGRRPDPWPAEVLAAGVRDPGVHVVRPHGLTLEEVAYPEDGLLAARAVEARNVRSLPAAGCC, translated from the coding sequence GTGAGTGACGAGGTGGAGCCCGGATTCGTCCGGGTGCGGCTGGACCTGGCCTACGACGGCAAGGACTTCTCCGGCTGGGCGAAGCAGACCGCCCGGCGCACGGTCCAGGGCGAGATCGAGGACGCGCTGCGAACCGTGACCCGGTCCCCGCGTACGTACGACCTGACGGTGGCGGGCCGCACCGACGCCGGGGTGCACGCCCGCGGCCAGGTCGCCCATGTGGACCTGCCGGCCGAGGTGTGGGCCGAGCACGAGGAGAAGCTGCTGCGGCGGCTCGCCGGGCGGATGGCGCCCGACGTCCGCATCTGGCGGATCGCGGCGGCCCCGGCGGGGTTCAACGCCCGGTTCTCCGCCCTGTGGCGCCGGTACGCCTACCGCGTCTCCGACCGGCCCGGCGGGGTGGACCCGCTGCTGCGCGGCCATGTCCTCTGGCACGACCGCCCGCTGGACGTGGCCGCGATGAACGCCGCCGCCGCCCGGATGACCGGGGAGCACGACTTCGCCGCGTACTGCAAGAAGCGCGAGGGCGCGACGACCATCCGCACGCTCCAGCGGCTGCACTGGGTGCGGGACGGGGCGAGCGGGATCATCACCGGCACCGTGCAGGCGGACGCCTTCTGCCACAACATGGTGCGCGCGCTGGTCGGCGCGATGCTCTTCGTGGGCGACGGCCGCCGCCCCGACCCGTGGCCGGCCGAGGTGCTGGCGGCCGGGGTGCGTGACCCCGGCGTCCATGTGGTGCGCCCGCACGGGCTGACCCTGGAGGAGGTCGCGTACCCGGAGGACGGGCTGCTGGCCGCGCGGGCGGTGGAGGCCCGCAACGTGCGCAGCCTGCCCGCGGCCGGCTGCTGCTGA
- the rpsM gene encoding 30S ribosomal protein S13, which produces MARVSGVDIPREKRVEVALTYVFGIGRTRSKEILATTGVNPNTRVRDLAEEDLVKIREYVDANLRTEGDLRREIQADIRRKVEIGCYQGLRHRRGLPVHGQRTSTNARTRKGPRRAIAGKKKPGKK; this is translated from the coding sequence ATGGCACGCGTTTCAGGTGTTGACATCCCGCGCGAAAAGCGCGTGGAGGTTGCCCTCACCTACGTCTTCGGCATCGGGCGCACCCGGTCCAAGGAGATCCTCGCCACCACCGGCGTGAACCCGAACACCCGTGTTCGCGACCTGGCCGAAGAGGACCTGGTCAAGATCCGCGAGTACGTGGACGCCAACCTCCGCACCGAGGGTGACCTCCGCCGCGAGATCCAGGCCGACATCCGCCGCAAGGTCGAGATCGGCTGCTACCAGGGTCTGCGTCACCGCCGTGGCCTCCCGGTCCACGGTCAGCGCACCAGCACCAACGCCCGTACCCGCAAGGGTCCGCGTCGCGCGATCGCCGGCAAGAAGAAGCCGGGCAAGAAGTAG
- the infA gene encoding translation initiation factor IF-1 has translation MAKKQGAIEIEGTVIESLPNAMFKVELQNGHKVLAHISGKMRMHYIRILPDDRVVVELSPYDLTRGRIVYRYK, from the coding sequence GTGGCCAAGAAGCAAGGTGCCATCGAAATTGAGGGCACCGTGATCGAGTCCCTCCCGAACGCCATGTTCAAGGTGGAGCTCCAGAACGGTCACAAGGTCCTCGCGCACATCAGCGGCAAGATGCGTATGCACTACATCCGCATCCTTCCGGATGACCGGGTCGTCGTGGAGCTCTCTCCGTACGACCTGACGCGTGGCCGGATCGTCTACCGCTACAAGTAG
- the map gene encoding type I methionyl aminopeptidase — MVQIKTPEQIAKMREAGLVVAAIHAATREAAVPGATTRDLDQVARKVIADHGAKSNFLGYGGFPATICTSVNEVVVHGIPDDKTVLKDGDIISIDAGAIVDGWHGDAAYTAFVGTGHAPELIELSRVTEESMWAGIAAMKVNNRLVDISKAIESYIRRQPRPATGKYGIIEDYGGHGIGTEMHMDPHLLNYVSRKRGKGIKLVPGVCLAIEPMVSLGTARTEVLEDEWTVITTDGTWSSHWEHSIALTEEGPLVLTAPDCGRERLAQYGVQAAPDPLA, encoded by the coding sequence ATGGTGCAGATCAAGACCCCCGAGCAGATCGCCAAGATGCGTGAGGCGGGGCTGGTGGTCGCTGCCATCCACGCGGCGACCCGCGAGGCCGCGGTCCCCGGCGCCACCACCCGCGATCTGGACCAGGTCGCCCGCAAGGTGATCGCCGACCACGGGGCGAAGTCGAACTTCCTGGGGTACGGCGGGTTCCCCGCGACCATCTGCACCTCGGTGAACGAGGTCGTCGTCCACGGCATCCCGGACGACAAGACGGTCCTCAAGGACGGCGACATCATCTCCATCGACGCCGGCGCCATCGTGGACGGCTGGCACGGCGACGCCGCGTACACGGCCTTCGTCGGTACGGGGCACGCTCCGGAGCTGATCGAGCTGTCGCGGGTGACCGAGGAGTCGATGTGGGCCGGCATCGCCGCGATGAAGGTCAACAACCGGCTGGTGGACATCTCCAAGGCGATCGAGTCCTACATCCGCCGCCAGCCCCGTCCGGCCACCGGCAAGTACGGGATCATCGAGGACTACGGCGGGCACGGCATCGGCACCGAGATGCATATGGACCCGCACCTGCTGAACTACGTCTCCCGCAAGCGCGGCAAGGGCATCAAGCTGGTGCCCGGCGTCTGTCTGGCGATCGAGCCCATGGTGTCCCTCGGCACGGCCCGTACGGAGGTGCTGGAGGACGAGTGGACGGTCATCACGACGGACGGCACCTGGTCCTCGCACTGGGAGCACTCCATCGCGCTCACGGAGGAGGGCCCGCTGGTCCTCACCGCCCCGGACTGCGGCCGCGAGAGGCTCGCGCAGTACGGCGTCCAGGCCGCCCCGGACCCCCTCGCCTGA
- the rpsI gene encoding 30S ribosomal protein S9, with protein sequence MAETTVETVEGTEGEENYAEVTTFESEVPVEGEYTSESLAGRFGDPQPAAGLGRRKNAIARVRIVPGTGKWKINGRTLESYFPNKVHQQEVNEPFKVLELDGRYDVIARIAGGGVSGQAGALRLGVARALNEADVDNNRPTLKKAGFLSRDDRAVERKKAGLKKARKAPQYSKR encoded by the coding sequence GTGGCCGAGACCACTGTAGAGACCGTCGAGGGCACCGAAGGCGAGGAGAACTACGCCGAGGTGACCACCTTCGAGTCGGAGGTCCCCGTCGAGGGCGAGTACACCTCCGAGTCGCTCGCCGGCCGCTTCGGCGACCCGCAGCCCGCCGCCGGCCTGGGCCGTCGCAAGAACGCGATCGCCCGCGTCCGGATCGTCCCCGGCACCGGCAAGTGGAAGATCAACGGTCGCACCCTGGAGAGCTACTTCCCCAACAAGGTGCACCAGCAGGAAGTCAACGAGCCCTTCAAGGTGCTTGAGCTGGACGGCCGCTACGACGTCATCGCCCGTATCGCGGGTGGCGGCGTCTCGGGTCAGGCCGGTGCCCTGCGCCTCGGTGTCGCCCGCGCGCTGAACGAGGCGGACGTGGACAACAACCGCCCGACCCTGAAGAAGGCCGGCTTCCTCTCCCGCGACGACCGTGCGGTCGAACGCAAGAAGGCCGGTCTCAAGAAGGCCCGCAAGGCCCCGCAGTACAGCAAGCGCTAA
- the rplQ gene encoding 50S ribosomal protein L17 has translation MPKPAKGARLGGSAAHEKLLLNNLAKSLFEHGRITTTEAKARRLRPVAERFITKAKKGDIHNRRLVLQSITDKGVVHTLFTEIAPRYENRPGGYTRITKIGNRRGDNAPMAVIELVEALTVAQQATGEAEAATKRAVKEDAAKKDETPVESVEDAAPVEDAKDA, from the coding sequence ATGCCGAAGCCCGCCAAGGGTGCCCGTCTGGGCGGCAGCGCCGCGCACGAGAAGCTTCTTCTCAACAACCTCGCGAAGTCGCTGTTCGAGCACGGCCGCATCACCACGACCGAGGCCAAGGCCCGCCGCCTGCGTCCGGTCGCGGAGCGTTTCATCACCAAGGCGAAGAAGGGCGACATCCACAACCGTCGCCTGGTGCTGCAGTCGATCACGGACAAGGGCGTCGTCCACACGCTCTTCACCGAGATCGCCCCGCGGTACGAGAACCGCCCCGGTGGCTACACCCGCATCACCAAGATCGGCAACCGTCGTGGCGACAACGCCCCGATGGCCGTCATCGAGCTGGTCGAGGCGCTGACCGTGGCGCAGCAGGCCACCGGTGAGGCCGAGGCCGCCACCAAGCGTGCGGTCAAGGAAGACGCGGCCAAGAAGGACGAGACCCCGGTCGAGTCCGTCGAGGACGCGGCGCCGGTCGAGGACGCGAAGGACGCCTGA
- the secY gene encoding preprotein translocase subunit SecY, with product MLTGFARAFKTPDLRKKLLFTLGIVVLYRLGAHIPVPGVSYENVQTCVDQASKGNNSLFGLVNMFSGGALLQITIFALGIMPYITASIILQLLTVVIPRLEALKKEGQSGQAKITQYTRYLTVALAILQGTGLVATARSGALFSGCPVADQIVPNDSLFTTIVMVVTMTAGTAVVMWLGEVITDRGIGNGMSILMFISIAATFPSALWAIKTSGKLADGWIEFATVILVGFVMVALVVFVEQAQRRVPVQYAKRMIGRRSYGGTSTYIPLKVNQAGVIPVIFASSLLYIPALIVQFSNSTSGWAIWIQDHLVRGNHPYYITLYFLLIVFFAFFYVAISFNPEEVADNMKKYGGFIPGIRAGRPTAEYLSYVLNRITWPGSLYLGLIALVPTMALAGFDGADQNFPFGGTSILIIVGVGLETVKQIESQLQQRNYEGFLR from the coding sequence GTGCTCACCGGCTTCGCCCGGGCGTTCAAGACGCCCGACCTGCGCAAGAAGCTGCTCTTCACACTCGGCATCGTCGTGCTCTACCGGCTCGGGGCGCACATCCCCGTACCGGGCGTGAGTTACGAGAACGTCCAGACCTGTGTCGATCAGGCAAGCAAGGGCAACAACAGCCTCTTCGGCCTCGTGAACATGTTCAGCGGTGGTGCGCTGCTGCAGATCACGATCTTCGCGCTCGGCATCATGCCCTACATCACGGCCAGCATCATTCTCCAGCTGCTGACCGTGGTCATTCCCCGACTCGAGGCGCTCAAGAAGGAGGGGCAGTCCGGCCAGGCCAAGATCACGCAGTACACGCGTTATCTGACCGTCGCGCTCGCCATCCTCCAGGGCACCGGCCTGGTGGCCACCGCCCGCAGCGGCGCGCTGTTCAGCGGCTGCCCGGTCGCCGACCAGATCGTCCCGAACGACTCGCTCTTCACGACCATCGTCATGGTCGTCACCATGACCGCGGGCACCGCCGTCGTGATGTGGCTCGGTGAGGTCATCACCGACCGCGGCATCGGCAACGGCATGTCGATCCTGATGTTCATCTCGATCGCCGCCACCTTCCCGTCCGCCCTCTGGGCCATCAAGACCAGCGGCAAGCTCGCCGACGGCTGGATCGAATTCGCCACGGTGATCCTGGTCGGCTTCGTGATGGTCGCCCTCGTCGTCTTCGTCGAGCAGGCCCAGCGCCGTGTCCCGGTCCAGTACGCGAAGCGCATGATCGGGCGCCGTTCGTACGGCGGTACGTCGACGTACATCCCGCTCAAGGTGAACCAGGCGGGTGTGATCCCCGTCATCTTCGCCTCGTCGCTGCTCTACATCCCGGCCCTGATCGTCCAGTTCTCGAACTCCACGTCCGGCTGGGCGATCTGGATTCAGGACCACCTGGTCAGGGGTAATCACCCGTACTACATCACCCTGTACTTCCTCCTGATCGTCTTCTTCGCGTTCTTCTACGTGGCGATTTCCTTCAACCCCGAGGAAGTGGCCGACAACATGAAGAAGTATGGTGGCTTCATTCCGGGTATCCGGGCTGGTCGACCTACTGCCGAGTACCTGAGCTACGTGCTCAACAGGATCACTTGGCCGGGCTCGCTGTACCTGGGGCTGATCGCTCTTGTGCCGACGATGGCGTTGGCAGGATTCGACGGCGCGGACCAGAACTTCCCGTTCGGCGGGACGAGCATCCTCATCATCGTGGGTGTGGGTCTGGAGACCGTGAAGCAGATTGAGAGTCAGCTCCAGCAGCGCAATTACGAAGGGTTCCTCCGCTGA
- the glmM gene encoding phosphoglucosamine mutase → MGRLFGTDGVRGVANADLTAELALGLSVAAAHVLAEAGTFEGHRPTAVVGRDPRASGEFLEAAVVAGLASAGVDVLRVGVLPTPAVAYLTGSLGADLGVMLSASHNAMPDNGVKFFARGGQKLADELEDRIESVYEQHRTGAPWSRPTGAGVGRVTDYAEGFDRYVAHLIGVLPNRLDGLKVVLDEAHGAAARVSPEAFTRAGAEVVTIGTDPDGLNINDGCGSTHLELLRAAVVEHGADLGIAHDGDADRCLAVDATGAEVDGDQILAVLALAMREAGRLRGDTVVGTVMSNLGFKLAMEREGIQLVQTAVGDRYVLESMKAEGYALGGEQSGHVIVLDHATTGDGTLTGLMLAARVAATGRSLAELAGVMERLPQVLVNVPDVDKSRVHTSQEVAAAVAQAERELGATGRVLLRPSGTEPLVRVMVEAADIEQARAVAGRLADVVKSALG, encoded by the coding sequence GTGGGACGACTCTTCGGCACGGACGGCGTGCGTGGCGTCGCCAATGCGGACCTGACGGCCGAGCTCGCGCTCGGCCTCTCGGTGGCCGCGGCGCACGTACTGGCCGAGGCGGGTACTTTCGAGGGCCATCGGCCCACGGCCGTGGTGGGCCGTGACCCGCGCGCGTCCGGAGAGTTCCTGGAGGCGGCGGTCGTGGCCGGCCTGGCGAGCGCGGGCGTCGACGTGCTGCGCGTCGGCGTGCTGCCGACCCCCGCGGTGGCGTACCTGACCGGCTCGCTGGGCGCGGACCTCGGAGTCATGCTCTCCGCCAGCCACAACGCGATGCCGGACAACGGTGTCAAGTTCTTCGCCCGCGGCGGCCAGAAACTGGCCGACGAGCTGGAGGACCGCATCGAGTCGGTGTACGAGCAGCACCGCACCGGTGCGCCGTGGTCCCGGCCCACCGGCGCCGGCGTCGGCCGCGTCACCGACTACGCGGAGGGCTTCGACCGGTACGTCGCCCACCTCATCGGCGTCCTGCCGAACCGGCTCGACGGCCTCAAGGTCGTCCTGGACGAGGCGCACGGCGCCGCCGCCCGCGTCTCGCCGGAGGCGTTCACCCGCGCCGGGGCCGAGGTCGTCACGATCGGCACCGACCCGGACGGGCTGAACATCAACGACGGCTGCGGCTCCACCCACCTGGAGCTCCTGCGCGCCGCCGTCGTCGAGCACGGCGCGGACCTCGGCATCGCGCACGACGGCGACGCCGACCGCTGCCTGGCCGTCGACGCGACGGGCGCCGAGGTCGACGGCGACCAGATCCTCGCCGTGCTGGCCCTCGCCATGCGCGAGGCCGGCCGGCTGCGCGGGGACACCGTGGTCGGCACCGTGATGTCGAACCTCGGCTTCAAGCTCGCCATGGAGCGCGAGGGCATCCAGCTCGTCCAGACCGCCGTCGGCGACCGCTACGTCCTGGAGTCGATGAAGGCCGAGGGCTACGCGCTGGGCGGCGAGCAGTCCGGCCACGTCATCGTCCTGGACCACGCCACGACCGGCGACGGCACCCTGACCGGTCTGATGCTGGCCGCCCGGGTCGCCGCGACGGGCCGCAGCCTCGCGGAGCTGGCCGGCGTCATGGAGCGGCTGCCGCAGGTCCTGGTCAACGTCCCGGACGTGGACAAGTCCCGCGTGCACACCTCGCAGGAGGTCGCCGCGGCCGTCGCCCAGGCGGAGCGGGAACTGGGCGCCACCGGCCGCGTCCTGCTGCGCCCCTCGGGCACGGAGCCGCTGGTACGGGTCATGGTCGAGGCGGCGGACATCGAGCAGGCCCGCGCGGTGGCGGGCCGGCTGGCGGACGTGGTGAAGTCGGCGCTGGGCTGA